CCCTGCGCCAGCGAGAAGGTGTAGCTGCCCGCCGGGGAAACGCTGAGGGGTTGTGAATAGGCCGCGCCCGCTGTGCCCGCGGCAAGTGCCGTCGGCGTGATCGTCACCGTGGGACACACGATGGTCAGCGTGTAATCGCGGAAGCCTGAACAGCCAATAGCCGCTGTCGCCGTCACGCGGAAGTTGAAGCTGCCCAGCGTGGTTGGCGTGCCGCTCAGCACACCCGCGCTCGACAACGTCAGGCCCGGCGGCAACGTCCCGGTGAAGCTGAACGAAAACGGCCCGCCGGTATTCGGGCTGACGCCGATGGTTTGGGTGAAAGGCACATTTGACGCTGCGGTTGGCGGCAACGCCGACAGCGTGTAGGTCGGGCAGCCGGTCGCCGTCAGGAAATACTCGCCCGTCGTGCTCGCCTCGCTGGTGACACGAATGCGGTAGACGCCTGGGGCCAAGCTGCCGACAGCCAGGCTCTCGTTGCGGCCATCAGCCAACGCGACACCACTGGCGAGCAAGACATTCGCCGGGCTGTAAAGCTCAATATGCGGATTGAGCACATTGACGAATTCGCCCGGCCCATCGCTTGGCGTGCTGGTTTCCAGTAGCAACGCCGGTTGCCCCGCGCCCAGCGTGACGCTGTACCAATCGTCGCCAGGGGGCTGCTGAATGAGAGTGCTCTGGCCCGTGCCGACAAAGGCGTTCGGCCCATTGTTGAAGGCCAACAACAGGCGATTCGGCCCCTGCGTGCCAGCGGCCTTGATGCCCACCGTCGCGCTCACACCATTGTCATTCGTGCCGCTGTTACGACCCGTCGCCAGATTCTGGTAGTTGAACTGAATCCGCCCGTCCGCGTACAACTGCGCTTCGTAGGTCAACCCGCCCGCCCGTGGCGAGTCGTTGAAGAACGAAGTGTTGTTCCACTGAATGGTCAGATGCTGATTCGCACCTGATCCGCTCACTTGGAAGTAGACATGCGTGCTGGCGGCCCCCGTCAAAAACTGATCATCCCAGAAGGGCGCGATGCCAGCCAGCGCTGGCGAGGTCGTCAGATCGCCGTTGGTGAAGGTGGTATCAGTGCCGCCGAAGGTCAGCAAGCCGTTGCTGCTGATGCCGACAGTCGTGTTGTTGGCGCCGAAGAAGGGGAAGTTGAAGCCAATGGGAATTGTCGCGGCACCGTCATCTTGCCCATCCAAGGCGGTGACGACCGTACCCGTGCCGCTGATGTTCTCGAACGCGAACGGCACGGCGCTGGCGAGATAGGTCATTTGCGGCGCAATGCCGCCCAGCGCGCCCCGGTTGCCCCCGATGGGTTGCGCGGTGGCGAAAGTATCGTTGGCTTCGGTGTCGAAGGCGGCGTTGCGCGTCACCACCAGGTTGTAAGTCACCGCGCTCGCGGCGCTGGTCACACGGGCATAGTACGTGCCGCCCGCGCCGATGGCGAAGTTGCTGACGACACTGTCCAGGTTGGTGGAACCACCGACGCCTGTGGCGATGGTCGCGCCGCCGGAATTGAGCAGGTCAACATTCGCTGTTGCCGTACCTTGTCCCTTCACCCCCAGCGTGACGACATCGCCAGCGCTCGCCGTAAAGGAGTAGAGGTCGGGGGTCGGATTGGGCGGTGAGAGCAGCGTGCTCTGGCCGGTACCGACGAAGGCGTTCGGCCCATTGTTAAAAGCCAGCAGCAGGCGCATTAACCCCTGATTGCCGGCGGCCTTGATGCCGACCGTCGCACTGGCCCCGTTGTTGCCCGCCGCCGTGCCGGAGACGAGGTCTTGATAGTTCAACTGAATGCGCCCGTCGGCGAAGAGTTGCGCCTCGTAGGTGATCGTGTCGCCTGCCGCCCCGCCGGAGAAGAAGCGCACCTTGTTCCACTGGATGGTCAGGTGTTGGTTCGGCCCGGCGCCGCTGACTTGCGAGAAGACGTTCGAGCCGGCCACCCCGCCTGCCGTGTGCTGGTCATCCCAGAACGGCGCGATGCCAGCCAGTGACGGGGCAGTCGTTAGGTCGGAGTTGGTGAAGGTGCTATCCGTGCCGCCGAAGACCAGCAAGCCGTTGCTGCTGACGGAGACATTGGTGTTGTTCGTGCCGTAGAAGGGGAAGGTGAAGCCAATGGGGATTGAGGTGCTGACATCGTCCACACCCGTCAGCGGGGCGATGACTGTCCCCGTGCCGCTGATGTCCTCGAACGCGAACGACACGGCGGCGGCTGAATAACCGGCGTTGTCCGACACGCCTGTGACCGCGCCGCGCTGGGCGCTGGCCTGGGAGGTGGAGAGCGTAATGAACGAGGCGTTGATGTCCTGCGCAGTGCCGAGCGTGTTGTTGGTCGCGCCGGCCAGCGTACCCTCGGCTTCCTGCGCCGCGTTCAGGATCACTTGTAGTTGGTAATTGCCGGTCGTGTTGCTGGCGCCGCTCACTTTGAAGGTATAGGTGCCGGCAGCCGTGGCGGCGACGGTTTGCAGCAACGCATTCTGCCCCGCCGCGGCGGCGGTGGCGCTGCCGATGACGGTGTTGCTCGGATTGCAGAGCGTGACCGACGGTTGCAGCCCCGCCGAGGTTGCCGTCACCACGAGCGTGAGCGTCTGGTTCGGATCAAGGTTCAGCGTAAAGTTGTCAATGTCGCCGGCAAAGTTGATCGTCCCCGCAATGCTGGGATCGTAGACCAATGAGCCGAGCGGATTCTTCGCCAGCAGCGGCGTCGGGTAAGGCACCGTGCCGATGTCTACGCCATAATTCGCCGTGAACGCCGCGCCCGGATTGCCAAAGGCATCGGTGATGAGGCCCGCCGCAATGCTCGCCGTCAGCGTCCCTTCGACCGTGATGCCCGACAGCGTGAAGCGCGCGGTTGTGTTGCCCGGCAAGACGGTGACGCCGCTGACAGTAGCGCCCGCGATGCCGCTCAGCGCCAGGTCAGAGGTTTGAACGGAGGCCGGATCAACCGGCTCGTTGAAGTTCACGTCGTAGGTGAACGGTCCCGGCAAAGTAAAGACCCCGCCGACTGGTGGCACGGTTGAAGTGACCTGTAGCAGCAGCGCGTCATAACGAAAGACGCCGCTGAAGGCCAGCAACGGACTGTTGTCGGGGTTGCGCAGGACTGCGCCCGCCGCCATCGCCATCGTATGCGGCCCCTGCGTGGAGAACGGCGCGCTCGCAAAATTGAATATCACCTGCGTCGGCGTATTGACGATGAACGTGTTGGCCGGCACACCGTCCACCGTGAAGTCGCTGGCCGCCACACTTGCGACCTGGATCGGGTCGCTGAAATTGACCGTGTAACTCAACGGGATCGTGGGCAAGATCGCGCCGACCGCTGGCACTGTGGTCGTCACCGCCAAACCGATAGGAACTTTCTGGTAATAGACATTGGGGTCTTTGCGCCCCGCGCCGCCCGCCAGATCGTCGCGGTTATCCGACCAGACAACATGGAACGCGCCATTCGTGGCGGCAGCCGTGTTGTAATCACCCATATAGACGCTGTTGATCAAACTGTCGCGTCCGAATTCCGGCAACGACGCCACACTGCTGACCGCAAAGCTAGGCGCGAAGGTGAGCGTCGCGCCGCTGATCGAGGCGACGCGTCCGTAGTATTTGAACAGATTGTTGTTGGCCGCGTCTTCCTGCCGGCTGTAGTAAAAAATGCCGAGCTTCGTGCCGTCCGGCGTCACGGCCAGCGTCGGCTGCCATTGATCGGTGGTGGTCGCGTCGTCGTTGACCTTGACCGGCGCGCTCCAGGTCGCGCCGCCGTCCGTAGACTGCACGACGAACACGTCCGCCTTGTCCGCGCCCGCGCCTTTGTTGTTGTAGGTCACATAGAGATTGCCGTTGATGGGATTGACGGCGGCGTGCGGGAACTCGCTGCTGCGAAAGCCTGAAAAAGAACCGGTGCCCTGACGCAAGCCGGTCAAACCGAGGTCGCCGTTCGTGCCACCGACCAGGCCGGAAGCTACGGTCACAGCCGCGCCGAAGGTCACACCGAAGTCGGTGGACTTGCGGACTTGCAAGCTCGCGCCGGCGAACCAAAACGCATAGACCGCGTGGTCAGGCCCGACGGTGACGTAGGCCCCTTGATTGCCACCGACGATGAGCGTGCCGCCACTGGGGCCGAAGGTGTTGCCGTTATCCGTCGAGCGGTAAAAGAAAATGCCATTGCCAGCGCCAAAGTTGCGGCTCAGCAAGTAAACATTGCCATTCCCCGCGCCGGCGAAGTTGTCCACTGCGATCCACTGTTTGTCCTCGCTCGCCCCACCCGGCGTCCCATTGACCGGTGCGCTCCAGGTCACGCCGTTGTCGTCGGAATGAAACACCTGAATCGTGGGGACGCTGAAACCTAGGGTCGAGAAATAAATGCGCCCGGTCGTTTCGTTGCGCGCCAGCACGGGGTCGCCCGCATCGCCGCCCGCATTGGTCGGCAATTGGCCGCCGTCGGTGAAGGTGTTGCCGCCATCACTCGAAAATGAATAACCGGTGAACTTGTTGGTGCCGCCCGCATTGGAACCTGAGTCGTTAAAGCCGATGACGACATTGTTGCCGAAGGCCACGACCGAGGTTTCGCTCTTGGTGAAGAGGGACGTGCCGGTGGCGCCAGTGTTGTTATTGGCCAAGCCGTCGTAGGGCACGACGGTACGCACCGGGCCTTTTTGCGACGGGAACTCGCCGTTCTTCTCGCGGGTAAGAAACACCGAGTAGTCAAAGGGGCCGTAAAGTTGCTCGGAGAGGTAAGGCCCCTCCATATTCAATTTTTCATCCGCATCTTCGACCGGCACGGCAGGGGTTCTGGGCGCGGTCGGAGCGTAACGTGTTGGCGCGCTGCTCAAGGCTGCGCGCATCTTGCCTGTTTGTTTCCGCGCTGGCTTGGCATAAGCCTGCCCTTTGTGCGCCGAAATGATCCGCCCGCCCAGCAACGCCAGGAGAGCCAGTGACAAAACCGCCAGTACGAGGCGGCTGCGCGAAAACGAAGTGATAGTGCGGGTGGTGTGTTTCATTTTTTTCCTTCGGTTAACTGCTTCAAAAAGATGGCAATGACCACAGAAACTGCGCTACCACAACCAGCGGCGCACTTTCTTTACTTGTTAATCAGGTTGACCAGCGTTGGCCGCTCAACCGGCAGCGGCTTCCGCAATACGCTAGGGGCAGCGTTGCGACGCCGGGAGCTTTCACGCGGCGGTCATATCAGCTTGCGGCAACCCAAAGTTCGGCTGCTGAATTCTCTTTCGGCAATCCTTGCGCATCACAGGTATGCCAGAA
The window above is part of the Acidobacteriota bacterium genome. Proteins encoded here:
- a CDS encoding putative Ig domain-containing protein is translated as MKHTTRTITSFSRSRLVLAVLSLALLALLGGRIISAHKGQAYAKPARKQTGKMRAALSSAPTRYAPTAPRTPAVPVEDADEKLNMEGPYLSEQLYGPFDYSVFLTREKNGEFPSQKGPVRTVVPYDGLANNNTGATGTSLFTKSETSVVAFGNNVVIGFNDSGSNAGGTNKFTGYSFSSDGGNTFTDGGQLPTNAGGDAGDPVLARNETTGRIYFSTLGFSVPTIQVFHSDDNGVTWSAPVNGTPGGASEDKQWIAVDNFAGAGNGNVYLLSRNFGAGNGIFFYRSTDNGNTFGPSGGTLIVGGNQGAYVTVGPDHAVYAFWFAGASLQVRKSTDFGVTFGAAVTVASGLVGGTNGDLGLTGLRQGTGSFSGFRSSEFPHAAVNPINGNLYVTYNNKGAGADKADVFVVQSTDGGATWSAPVKVNDDATTTDQWQPTLAVTPDGTKLGIFYYSRQEDAANNNLFKYYGRVASISGATLTFAPSFAVSSVASLPEFGRDSLINSVYMGDYNTAAATNGAFHVVWSDNRDDLAGGAGRKDPNVYYQKVPIGLAVTTTVPAVGAILPTIPLSYTVNFSDPIQVASVAASDFTVDGVPANTFIVNTPTQVIFNFASAPFSTQGPHTMAMAAGAVLRNPDNSPLLAFSGVFRYDALLLQVTSTVPPVGGVFTLPGPFTYDVNFNEPVDPASVQTSDLALSGIAGATVSGVTVLPGNTTARFTLSGITVEGTLTASIAAGLITDAFGNPGAAFTANYGVDIGTVPYPTPLLAKNPLGSLVYDPSIAGTINFAGDIDNFTLNLDPNQTLTLVVTATSAGLQPSVTLCNPSNTVIGSATAAAAGQNALLQTVAATAAGTYTFKVSGASNTTGNYQLQVILNAAQEAEGTLAGATNNTLGTAQDINASFITLSTSQASAQRGAVTGVSDNAGYSAAAVSFAFEDISGTGTVIAPLTGVDDVSTSIPIGFTFPFYGTNNTNVSVSSNGLLVFGGTDSTFTNSDLTTAPSLAGIAPFWDDQHTAGGVAGSNVFSQVSGAGPNQHLTIQWNKVRFFSGGAAGDTITYEAQLFADGRIQLNYQDLVSGTAAGNNGASATVGIKAAGNQGLMRLLLAFNNGPNAFVGTGQSTLLSPPNPTPDLYSFTASAGDVVTLGVKGQGTATANVDLLNSGGATIATGVGGSTNLDSVVSNFAIGAGGTYYARVTSAASAVTYNLVVTRNAAFDTEANDTFATAQPIGGNRGALGGIAPQMTYLASAVPFAFENISGTGTVVTALDGQDDGAATIPIGFNFPFFGANNTTVGISSNGLLTFGGTDTTFTNGDLTTSPALAGIAPFWDDQFLTGAASTHVYFQVSGSGANQHLTIQWNNTSFFNDSPRAGGLTYEAQLYADGRIQFNYQNLATGRNSGTNDNGVSATVGIKAAGTQGPNRLLLAFNNGPNAFVGTGQSTLIQQPPGDDWYSVTLGAGQPALLLETSTPSDGPGEFVNVLNPHIELYSPANVLLASGVALADGRNESLAVGSLAPGVYRIRVTSEASTTGEYFLTATGCPTYTLSALPPTAASNVPFTQTIGVSPNTGGPFSFSFTGTLPPGLTLSSAGVLSGTPTTLGSFNFRVTATAAIGCSGFRDYTLTIVCPTVTITPTALAAGTAGAAYSQPLSVSPAGSYTFSLAQGNLPSGLTLNASTGVISGLPLVTGTYSFGIKAQLANGCNATQSYTLIINCPTVVLSPGSLPNGTTGTAYSQQLSAAPAGGNYTFAVSTGTLPAGLSLNAATGLISGTPSANGSSTFTVTATGFGGCAGSQSYTIMIGSGGCPTISLPASLPNGKVGTLYNNYVTASPAGAYSYAVTAGSLPPGVTLFSSAGLLFGYPVAPGTYNFTITATQGACTGSQSYSVVVTP